In a genomic window of Aggregatimonas sangjinii:
- a CDS encoding NAD(P)-dependent oxidoreductase, which yields MKFGIIRERKNPPDRRVVLSPEACQKVLSSHPKAEIIVEPSPIRVFADAEYKEAGIQVANKMKECDVLLGVKEVPIRSLIPNKKYFFFSHTIKKQPYNRKLLRAILEKNIELYDHEVITNEKEQRLVAFGRYAGIVGAYNGFRAYGLKFGLFQLPKAETLADQQALIQELKKIKLPNIKILLTGRGRVGNGSREMLDAMGIRKVNVTEYLDQDFNEPVYCQIDASEYNKRKDGTRGNKADFFANPQEYKSNFFRFAKVTDFYIAGHFYGQGAPYLYTRDDAKHPEFNIKVVADVSCDIDGPVATTIRPSTIAEPIYGYNPKTEQEVNFKNKSAIAVMAVDNLPCELPRDASVGFGEAFLKNVIPAFFNGDKDGLLERARMTQNGKLTKRYAYLQDYVDGKE from the coding sequence ATGAAATTCGGAATCATCCGCGAACGTAAAAATCCACCGGACAGGCGCGTCGTCCTCTCCCCGGAAGCCTGCCAAAAAGTCCTTTCCAGCCATCCCAAGGCAGAAATTATCGTCGAACCCTCTCCCATTCGGGTGTTTGCCGATGCCGAATATAAAGAGGCAGGAATTCAAGTCGCCAACAAAATGAAGGAATGCGACGTCCTCTTAGGCGTCAAGGAAGTACCCATTCGTTCGCTTATCCCCAATAAAAAATACTTCTTCTTTTCGCATACCATCAAAAAACAGCCCTACAACCGGAAGTTGTTGCGGGCCATCCTCGAAAAGAACATCGAACTCTACGACCATGAAGTCATTACCAACGAAAAAGAACAACGCCTGGTCGCCTTTGGCCGTTATGCGGGGATTGTCGGCGCATACAACGGATTTCGCGCATACGGACTCAAATTCGGACTGTTTCAATTACCAAAGGCCGAAACCCTGGCCGACCAACAGGCGTTAATCCAAGAACTTAAAAAAATAAAACTTCCCAACATCAAAATCCTCTTGACCGGGCGCGGGCGCGTCGGGAACGGGTCCCGCGAAATGCTCGATGCCATGGGCATTCGAAAAGTAAATGTTACCGAGTACTTGGATCAAGATTTCAACGAACCCGTATATTGTCAAATCGATGCCTCGGAATACAACAAACGCAAAGATGGGACACGGGGCAATAAAGCCGATTTCTTTGCAAATCCGCAGGAGTACAAATCTAACTTTTTCCGCTTTGCCAAGGTCACCGATTTTTATATCGCCGGGCATTTTTACGGGCAGGGAGCGCCCTATTTGTATACCCGAGACGATGCCAAACACCCGGAGTTCAACATCAAGGTCGTCGCCGATGTCAGCTGCGATATCGATGGACCGGTAGCCACTACCATTCGCCCTTCCACCATCGCCGAACCGATTTATGGCTATAATCCCAAGACCGAACAAGAGGTCAACTTTAAAAACAAGTCGGCTATAGCCGTAATGGCGGTCGATAATCTGCCTTGCGAATTGCCGCGAGATGCCAGCGTCGGATTTGGCGAAGCTTTTCTGAAAAACGTAATTCCCGCCTTTTTCAACGGCGACAAAGACGGACTCCTAGAACGCGCACGCATGACGCAAAATGGGAAATTGACGAAACGCTATGCCTATCTGCAGGATTATGTGGATGGGAAGGAATGA
- a CDS encoding GIY-YIG nuclease family protein, which produces MDLPYAVYILKCANGKYYTGYTTNITQRLIGHQKGEVSFTKDKLPVELVHLSLFIDKQKAYDFERYLKTGSGFAFRNKRLV; this is translated from the coding sequence ATGGACCTCCCGTATGCCGTTTACATATTGAAGTGTGCCAATGGCAAATACTATACAGGATATACCACCAATATTACTCAGAGATTGATCGGGCACCAAAAAGGCGAAGTAAGTTTTACTAAAGACAAACTTCCTGTTGAATTGGTACACCTATCCCTTTTTATAGACAAACAAAAGGCCTACGATTTTGAAAGATATTTGAAGACTGGCTCGGGCTTCGCATTTCGAAATAAGAGGTTAGTTTAA
- a CDS encoding DUF2188 domain-containing protein yields MSNVKSWLRTLVELFEVLFNSAQRNNRGRTWHQHVVPYQEGWAVRREGNQRITSKHRKQSTAINKAKCLARKYKADVIIHRKSGGIRDRISYPD; encoded by the coding sequence GTGTCAAACGTCAAATCTTGGTTACGAACCCTTGTTGAACTTTTCGAAGTCTTGTTTAATAGCGCGCAACGCAACAATCGTGGGCGGACATGGCACCAACATGTGGTACCTTATCAAGAAGGATGGGCCGTTCGCCGTGAAGGGAACCAACGCATCACCAGCAAGCACCGAAAACAGAGCACCGCCATCAACAAGGCCAAATGTTTGGCCCGAAAATACAAGGCTGATGTCATCATCCATCGCAAAAGTGGCGGTATTCGGGACCGGATTAGCTATCCTGATTAG